In Balneola sp., one genomic interval encodes:
- the recA gene encoding recombinase RecA: MAKDDRVKALDIAVGQIEKQHGKGTIMKLGAEAIQDIDVISTGSIMVDYALGVQGIPRGRVTEIYGPEASGKTTLALQVIAEAQKAGGYAAFIDAEHAFDPRYAKALGINVEELLVSQPDSGEQALEITETLIRSGALDVVVVDSVAALVPRAELEGEMGDSHMGLQARLMSQAMRKITGIINKSRTSCIFINQVREKIGVMFGNPETTTGGRALKFYSSVRIDIRRIGSIKSGDEVIGNRTKVKIAKNKVAPPFKVVEFNIMYGKGISRISEILDLAVEYDIIEKRGSWFRHGGEPIGQGSDAAMQFLEEDPELAKKIEGQVRKKLRGELLDEEIEEQEKEKKEKEKEAVEDKG; this comes from the coding sequence ATGGCTAAAGACGACAGAGTAAAAGCCCTCGACATCGCCGTAGGGCAAATTGAAAAACAACACGGCAAAGGAACCATTATGAAATTGGGAGCTGAAGCAATTCAGGATATCGATGTGATATCTACCGGCTCCATCATGGTAGATTATGCACTTGGGGTTCAGGGAATTCCACGTGGACGAGTAACAGAAATCTACGGTCCTGAGGCTAGTGGTAAAACAACTCTCGCCCTTCAGGTAATTGCAGAAGCACAAAAAGCCGGCGGTTATGCTGCCTTTATTGATGCTGAGCATGCGTTTGACCCTCGCTATGCCAAAGCACTTGGCATTAATGTTGAAGAGCTTTTAGTGTCTCAACCTGATAGCGGTGAGCAAGCTCTTGAAATTACTGAGACGCTAATTCGTTCGGGAGCATTAGACGTAGTTGTAGTTGACTCCGTTGCCGCTCTTGTCCCCCGCGCTGAGCTTGAGGGCGAAATGGGTGACTCACACATGGGGCTTCAGGCTCGATTGATGTCGCAAGCTATGAGAAAGATTACCGGTATCATCAACAAGAGCCGCACATCTTGTATTTTTATTAACCAGGTGCGTGAGAAAATTGGGGTGATGTTTGGAAATCCTGAAACCACTACTGGTGGACGAGCACTGAAGTTCTATTCTTCCGTCCGTATCGATATTCGCCGGATTGGTTCTATTAAATCCGGAGACGAAGTAATTGGGAACCGAACCAAAGTCAAAATTGCTAAGAACAAGGTGGCTCCTCCTTTCAAAGTGGTCGAGTTTAATATCATGTATGGCAAAGGCATTTCGCGTATTTCTGAAATCCTCGACCTTGCTGTAGAATATGACATCATCGAGAAGCGAGGAAGCTGGTTCCGTCATGGTGGTGAACCAATCGGGCAGGGTTCTGATGCTGCAATGCAGTTCCTTGAAGAAGATCCTGAATTAGCTAAGAAGATTGAAGGTCAGGTACGCAAAAAGCTCAGGGGCGAATTACTGGATGAAGAGATTGAGGAGCAAGAAAAGGAGAAGAAAGAGAAAGAAAAAGAAGCTGTTGAAGACAAAGGATAA
- the purN gene encoding phosphoribosylglycinamide formyltransferase encodes MKNIVVFASGSGSNFQSIIDAVKRGDIPARITGLISNKPDIGAIERADKENIPSRVINPDSLSEDSDFDEILLSQLLEWKADLIVLAGYLKKIPSGIIKKYPNRILNIHPSLLPKFGGKGFYGSNVHKAVLEAGDTESGCTVHIVTEEFDKGPILDQAKVPVLEDDTPEVLAERVLKEEHKLFPKTIKQHIQTL; translated from the coding sequence TTGAAGAATATCGTTGTTTTTGCCTCCGGCTCAGGCTCTAATTTTCAATCTATCATTGACGCTGTTAAGCGTGGTGATATTCCTGCCCGCATAACCGGCCTGATTTCAAATAAACCCGATATTGGAGCTATTGAAAGGGCTGATAAAGAAAATATCCCTTCCCGTGTTATAAATCCGGATTCACTTTCTGAGGATTCTGATTTTGACGAAATTCTCTTAAGCCAGCTTTTAGAATGGAAAGCCGATTTGATTGTACTGGCGGGATATCTGAAAAAAATCCCTTCAGGTATCATAAAAAAATATCCAAACAGGATATTAAATATTCATCCATCACTGCTTCCTAAATTTGGAGGCAAAGGGTTTTACGGATCTAACGTACATAAAGCTGTTTTAGAAGCCGGCGATACCGAATCGGGATGTACGGTTCATATTGTAACAGAAGAATTTGATAAAGGTCCAATTTTGGACCAAGCTAAAGTTCCCGTTCTTGAGGATGATACTCCAGAAGTTCTAGCCGAACGGGTTTTGAAAGAAGAGCACAAGCTCTTTCCTAAAACCATCAAACAACACATCCAAACCTTATAA
- a CDS encoding DUF5063 domain-containing protein, whose product MLIPFMNIQTEINNFLDLVLERDSKLEKLSDLISALDKLAISTHQIEFEFDDKDYLDNSTFEYSEIRKKVENRFPDLGLYNIVRDVCDKVGDTQICTGDAIDDITDITLDLLNIRWRFENTSTNDALWNYELLFRTHWGRHLRNLQLYLHDLYL is encoded by the coding sequence TTGCTTATTCCTTTTATGAACATCCAAACTGAAATAAATAATTTTCTTGATTTAGTTTTAGAACGGGACTCAAAGCTCGAAAAATTGAGTGATTTAATTTCTGCTTTGGACAAATTGGCAATTTCCACCCACCAAATTGAATTCGAATTCGATGACAAAGACTATTTAGATAATTCAACCTTTGAGTATTCTGAAATTCGTAAAAAAGTAGAAAATAGATTTCCAGATCTTGGTTTATATAATATCGTACGTGATGTCTGTGATAAGGTTGGTGATACTCAAATTTGCACAGGTGATGCTATAGATGACATTACAGATATTACTTTAGATTTATTGAACATTCGTTGGCGATTTGAAAATACTTCTACAAATGATGCACTATGGAATTATGAATTATTATTCAGAACTCATTGGGGAAGACATTTAAGAAATTTACAATTGTACTTACATGACCTTTACTTGTAA
- the mreD gene encoding rod shape-determining protein MreD produces MSPEVFKDFIIGCCFILAEVLIFQHLSFFGSTPDPLLIYVLWLAIKYDRVQLVIFAAILGFLQDALFDYWGLNMFAKTLMCFSFFNFVNQNKEGRLLIWQIFLVLFAASIFHNLIFLGLSSFVEAYTSGFIPIIFTLGNSLYTALLGSMLFIFKGN; encoded by the coding sequence ATGAGTCCTGAAGTATTTAAAGATTTTATTATTGGATGCTGCTTCATATTAGCTGAAGTACTCATATTCCAGCACCTTAGTTTTTTTGGATCTACTCCCGATCCCTTATTGATCTATGTTTTGTGGCTTGCCATAAAATATGATCGGGTGCAGCTTGTAATCTTTGCAGCCATTTTGGGTTTTCTTCAAGATGCCCTCTTTGACTATTGGGGACTTAATATGTTTGCTAAGACCCTAATGTGTTTCAGTTTCTTCAATTTCGTAAATCAAAATAAAGAGGGACGGCTATTAATCTGGCAAATTTTCTTGGTGCTATTTGCTGCATCCATATTTCACAATCTTATTTTCTTAGGTTTAAGCAGTTTTGTTGAAGCTTACACCTCTGGATTTATTCCTATAATATTTACTCTCGGTAATAGTTTGTATACCGCATTGCTTGGCTCTATGCTATTC
- a CDS encoding rod shape-determining protein (functions in MreBCD complex in some organisms), producing MSDSSGANPSQSSKKPAQKGFLDFLYTDIAMDLGTANTLIYSRGEGIVLNEPSIVALNQQNVPVATGHQARLMHEKTHNKIRTVRPLRDGVIADFEVAEQMIRGMIKKVKMKWYSTTRQMVICVPSGITEVERRAVRDSAEHAGAKEVYLVDEPMAAAIGIGLDVHEPVGSMIVDIGGGTTEIAVIALSGVVYAESVRLGGDELNDDIINYFRRNHNLLIGERTAEKIKCEIGSAAPLDEELEMITKGRDLVNGVPRTRHITSKDAREAIAESVNTIVESITKSLEQTPPELSADILDRGIMLTGGGALLKNLDKLIMETTDLPVHIAEDPLTAVVRGTGAILENLEYYRPVIS from the coding sequence ATGTCAGATTCAAGCGGAGCAAATCCTTCACAGTCTTCAAAAAAACCAGCTCAGAAGGGCTTTTTAGATTTTCTTTACACCGATATAGCTATGGACTTGGGCACGGCTAACACCCTTATTTATTCAAGAGGTGAAGGAATTGTGTTAAATGAGCCATCTATTGTCGCTCTCAATCAGCAAAATGTTCCAGTTGCAACAGGTCACCAAGCGCGACTTATGCACGAGAAAACTCACAATAAAATTCGAACTGTTCGACCTCTGAGAGACGGTGTAATTGCTGACTTTGAAGTAGCTGAACAGATGATTCGGGGGATGATCAAGAAAGTTAAAATGAAGTGGTATTCTACTACCCGGCAGATGGTTATTTGTGTTCCCAGTGGCATTACTGAAGTTGAACGCCGCGCTGTTCGTGACAGTGCTGAACATGCCGGAGCTAAGGAAGTATATTTGGTTGACGAACCAATGGCTGCTGCTATTGGGATTGGGCTTGATGTTCACGAACCGGTTGGCAGCATGATTGTTGATATCGGTGGTGGTACTACAGAGATTGCCGTTATTGCTCTTTCTGGTGTTGTTTATGCAGAATCTGTACGCCTTGGTGGTGATGAACTGAATGACGACATCATCAACTACTTCCGAAGAAATCACAATCTTTTGATTGGTGAGAGAACTGCTGAAAAAATTAAGTGTGAAATTGGCTCTGCCGCTCCTCTTGACGAAGAGCTTGAAATGATTACAAAAGGCCGTGACCTTGTGAATGGTGTTCCAAGAACCCGTCACATTACTTCTAAAGATGCACGTGAGGCTATTGCTGAATCTGTAAACACTATTGTTGAGTCCATCACAAAATCTCTGGAACAAACTCCCCCAGAGCTTTCCGCGGATATTTTAGATCGGGGAATTATGTTAACCGGTGGTGGAGCGCTGCTCAAAAACCTTGATAAATTAATCATGGAAACCACGGATTTACCTGTTCATATTGCCGAAGATCCTTTGACTGCCGTTGTACGTGGGACTGGTGCAATACTTGAAAACCTCGAATATTACCGTCCGGTGATTTCCTAA
- the purH gene encoding bifunctional phosphoribosylaminoimidazolecarboxamide formyltransferase/inosine monophosphate cyclohydrolase (involved in de novo purine biosynthesis), with protein sequence MALKPLASLPKTPLKIKRALLSVSDKTGLPELAKALHASGVELISTGGTAKAIKAEGIPVKDVSEITGFQECLDGRVKTLHPMVHGGILARTSHQDDVNEIEELGIQPIELVVVNLYPFKNKVADSNVSPAEATEFIDIGGPTMIRAAAKNFAHVSILSSPDQYENFVEELEEQMAVSFETRQKLAKAAFAHTADYDSAIANYFTGLIEEEPAKQFNASLPLSQGLRYGENPHQKAAVYGNQNDFIDCFHGKQLSYNNYLDVDAALNIISDFNSDEQACAIIKHTIPSGVGVGENLTEAYKKAFSTDRVSPFGGIVVVNQEMDIETVKAIDEIFTEIIIAPSYSDDALALLKQKKNRRLIRIKKSVREVQASSYRSIFGGLLNQDSDLTPANPDDFQIVSKRKPTEQEMKDLLFSWKVVRHIKSNAIVYAKDGRTLGIGSGQTSRVDSSEIAVIKAEKEGLDLNGSAIASDAFFPFADGVEAAAKAGAKSVIQPGGSIRDEEVIAKADEFDMAMIFTGKRHFKH encoded by the coding sequence GTGGCTCTAAAACCTCTCGCATCACTTCCCAAAACACCTCTAAAAATTAAACGCGCCCTTCTCTCAGTATCTGATAAAACCGGATTACCTGAATTAGCTAAAGCACTGCATGCAAGCGGAGTTGAGTTAATTTCAACAGGTGGTACTGCAAAAGCGATAAAAGCTGAAGGAATTCCTGTTAAGGATGTATCTGAAATAACCGGTTTTCAGGAATGTTTGGATGGAAGAGTGAAGACTCTGCATCCCATGGTTCATGGAGGAATCCTCGCAAGAACATCGCACCAAGACGATGTTAATGAGATTGAAGAGTTAGGGATTCAGCCAATCGAGTTGGTTGTTGTAAATTTATACCCTTTCAAAAATAAAGTAGCTGACTCAAATGTCAGTCCTGCAGAAGCTACCGAGTTTATCGACATTGGTGGACCAACCATGATACGTGCTGCTGCTAAGAACTTTGCTCATGTTTCTATTCTCAGTTCACCAGACCAATACGAGAATTTTGTTGAAGAACTTGAAGAACAAATGGCTGTCTCTTTTGAGACTCGCCAAAAATTAGCTAAAGCTGCTTTTGCGCATACAGCAGATTATGACAGCGCGATTGCTAATTACTTTACTGGATTGATTGAGGAAGAGCCGGCTAAACAGTTCAACGCTTCTCTCCCACTTTCTCAGGGACTTCGCTATGGCGAGAATCCTCACCAGAAAGCCGCAGTTTACGGGAACCAAAATGACTTCATCGATTGCTTCCATGGCAAACAACTGAGTTACAATAATTACCTGGATGTAGATGCCGCACTAAATATCATCTCAGATTTTAATTCTGATGAGCAAGCTTGTGCTATCATCAAGCATACCATCCCAAGCGGTGTAGGCGTTGGTGAGAATCTAACTGAAGCTTATAAGAAAGCTTTTAGCACTGACCGGGTCTCTCCTTTTGGCGGAATTGTAGTGGTAAACCAAGAAATGGATATTGAAACCGTTAAAGCCATTGATGAAATTTTTACCGAAATCATCATTGCCCCGTCTTACAGTGACGATGCTTTGGCATTATTGAAGCAGAAAAAAAATCGCCGATTGATCAGGATCAAAAAGTCTGTTCGTGAAGTACAAGCTTCATCATACCGTTCAATTTTTGGAGGATTGTTGAATCAAGATTCAGATTTAACCCCTGCAAACCCGGATGATTTTCAAATTGTAAGTAAGCGAAAGCCAACTGAACAGGAAATGAAGGATTTACTCTTTTCCTGGAAAGTGGTTCGCCATATTAAATCGAATGCTATTGTGTATGCTAAAGACGGAAGAACTCTTGGAATCGGATCGGGGCAAACGAGCCGCGTTGACTCTTCGGAGATTGCCGTTATAAAAGCAGAAAAAGAGGGTCTAGACTTAAATGGATCTGCTATAGCTTCCGATGCTTTTTTCCCATTTGCAGATGGAGTTGAGGCAGCAGCTAAAGCAGGTGCAAAATCAGTAATTCAACCCGGCGGAAGCATCAGAGATGAAGAAGTAATAGCGAAAGCAGATGAATTTGATATGGCTATGATATTCACCGGGAAACGTCATTTTAAACACTAA
- a CDS encoding rod shape-determining protein MreC encodes MIGRHQGGIDSVRKISVTGLSLLEEPLSNIRVYRQALNTNTYLQRQNILLQDELSRLRSIEQENRDLRQLLGYSNKSEFDLMPVSIVGKRLSGSNNVFTIDAGTSDGAEQGMPLVSSDGLIGKIVIAGSHYAQVMPYYHSLFRVSARVQENQANGIVSWSGERYGELIMDFVPKTIPVDSGFVIETSGNSNQFPGGIPIGRVIRTVPEPGRETQRIFLEPFVQLANVSQGFIIEFRPDTAIVNLQQEYNQLFE; translated from the coding sequence ATGATTGGCAGGCATCAGGGAGGGATAGATAGCGTGCGAAAAATTTCTGTAACAGGATTAAGCCTTCTTGAAGAACCCCTTTCAAATATCCGGGTATACAGGCAAGCTTTAAATACAAACACCTATCTGCAGCGCCAGAATATTTTACTTCAGGATGAGCTTAGCAGACTAAGATCAATTGAGCAGGAAAACCGGGACCTTAGGCAACTTTTAGGATATAGCAATAAAAGCGAGTTTGACCTTATGCCTGTGTCCATTGTAGGTAAAAGGCTAAGCGGTTCGAATAATGTTTTCACTATTGATGCCGGAACTTCTGATGGAGCCGAACAAGGTATGCCGCTTGTATCCTCAGATGGCTTAATTGGAAAAATTGTGATTGCTGGCTCACATTACGCTCAGGTAATGCCATATTACCATTCTTTGTTTCGGGTCAGCGCCAGGGTTCAGGAAAACCAAGCAAATGGCATCGTGAGCTGGTCAGGCGAAAGATACGGTGAGCTGATCATGGACTTTGTTCCAAAAACAATTCCTGTCGACAGCGGCTTTGTAATTGAGACTTCCGGTAACAGCAATCAATTTCCGGGTGGCATTCCTATTGGAAGAGTCATTCGCACAGTACCCGAACCCGGCCGAGAAACACAACGTATTTTTTTAGAACCATTTGTACAGTTAGCTAATGTTTCTCAGGGGTTTATCATTGAATTCCGACCAGACACAGCTATTGTAAATCTTCAACAAGAGTATAATCAGCTTTTTGAATGA
- a CDS encoding AI-2E family transporter: MTNITLERVVRFILGAGAVGLALLVLYNYSTLVVFLILATILSYILDPFANRLQAAGLNRTFAITVILATVILVLVFISTSVIPIVANQMAELTAQLTLDNIREIAVKVENQLTAKFTFLPDNFLVDNTTTVFNDLLNVDQISAIVSDALSIFTNIFSAVLVVPFAAFFFLKDGTKIRRDLLQLVPNKYFETTLTVIDKIEQRLGLYFRSVLLQSLLVALSSWTTLSIAGLENSMSVGIAVGVANTIPYFGPILGYFLSIIISIIETGNFSLVAACMLAIFAVQMLDNIIFQPMLFSRSADMHPVAILFIILVGAETAGIIGMLIAIPIATVVKITITQVSWSFNNYHIFRRDVNSTSDPPA; this comes from the coding sequence ATGACGAATATAACTTTAGAGCGGGTAGTACGATTTATACTTGGGGCGGGTGCAGTTGGGCTGGCTTTACTTGTACTCTATAACTACTCCACCCTTGTTGTTTTCCTGATTTTAGCTACCATTTTAAGCTACATCCTTGATCCTTTTGCCAACCGTTTGCAGGCTGCCGGTTTGAATCGCACCTTTGCAATTACTGTCATACTAGCTACGGTAATTCTTGTTTTGGTCTTTATCTCAACCAGCGTCATACCGATTGTTGCGAATCAAATGGCGGAGTTAACTGCACAATTAACTTTAGATAACATTCGGGAAATAGCTGTTAAAGTTGAAAATCAGCTCACCGCTAAATTCACTTTCTTACCTGACAATTTTTTGGTCGACAACACCACTACTGTTTTCAATGATCTTCTTAATGTTGATCAGATTTCGGCTATCGTTAGCGATGCCCTCAGTATTTTTACAAATATCTTCTCAGCGGTGTTAGTTGTTCCATTTGCAGCATTCTTCTTTTTGAAAGATGGTACCAAAATCAGAAGAGATCTACTCCAATTGGTTCCAAACAAGTATTTTGAAACTACACTTACTGTTATTGATAAAATTGAACAACGTCTTGGTTTATACTTCCGCAGCGTTCTTCTTCAGAGTTTGTTAGTCGCCCTTTCTTCCTGGACTACACTTAGTATTGCCGGTCTGGAAAATTCTATGTCGGTAGGCATCGCCGTGGGTGTTGCTAATACTATCCCCTACTTTGGGCCCATACTCGGATATTTCCTATCTATTATTATTTCCATTATTGAAACAGGAAACTTCTCACTTGTTGCCGCATGTATGTTAGCTATTTTTGCTGTCCAAATGCTGGATAACATCATATTCCAGCCTATGCTATTCTCACGATCAGCGGATATGCATCCCGTTGCGATCCTGTTTATTATTCTTGTAGGTGCTGAAACAGCTGGAATTATCGGGATGTTAATTGCTATTCCGATTGCCACGGTTGTAAAAATCACCATCACTCAGGTCAGCTGGAGCTTCAACAACTACCATATTTTTAGACGAGACGTTAACTCCACTTCCGACCCTCCTGCATAA
- a CDS encoding tryptophan 2,3-dioxygenase — MSLTYTNYLKIDELLELQQLKSDPKEHDEVLFIIIHQTYELWFKQVLHEFDKLRNNLQDGNTWGALKTMRRVLTILKTMVSQIDILETMTPLEFNSFRKFLGQSSGFQSLQFREMEILCGLRFPLMKEAHKDQPKHIEVLEKRMKEATLWESFCAYLRTRGYEVNPKRENEQGLVHNPSEEIQDILVEAMQNDPEAAVIAELFVDYDEGLQEWRYRHVKMVERTIGTKKGTGGSDGAKYLHKTLNHAIFPDLWAIRSKF, encoded by the coding sequence ATGAGCCTGACTTATACCAATTACCTAAAAATTGACGAACTGCTTGAACTTCAGCAGCTTAAATCGGATCCCAAAGAACATGATGAAGTTCTGTTTATCATCATCCACCAAACCTATGAATTGTGGTTTAAACAGGTTCTTCATGAGTTTGATAAGCTTCGGAATAACCTGCAAGACGGAAATACCTGGGGCGCATTAAAAACCATGCGTCGCGTACTTACTATTTTAAAGACGATGGTATCTCAGATCGACATCCTCGAAACGATGACGCCGCTTGAATTTAACAGCTTCCGGAAATTCTTGGGTCAGTCAAGTGGTTTTCAGTCATTGCAGTTCAGGGAGATGGAAATTTTGTGCGGTTTACGGTTTCCACTGATGAAAGAAGCTCATAAAGATCAGCCCAAACACATCGAGGTCTTGGAAAAGCGGATGAAGGAAGCCACCCTTTGGGAAAGTTTTTGTGCGTATCTGAGAACCCGTGGTTATGAAGTCAACCCCAAGCGGGAAAATGAACAAGGACTCGTTCACAATCCCTCTGAAGAAATTCAGGATATTCTTGTCGAAGCCATGCAAAATGATCCTGAGGCTGCAGTAATTGCAGAGTTATTTGTGGATTATGATGAGGGATTACAGGAGTGGCGATACCGACATGTTAAAATGGTTGAGCGGACTATTGGAACCAAGAAAGGAACCGGCGGTTCTGACGGAGCCAAATATCTCCACAAAACACTAAACCACGCTATTTTTCCCGACCTGTGGGCCATTCGGTCTAAATTCTAA